The Argentina anserina chromosome 3, drPotAnse1.1, whole genome shotgun sequence genome includes a region encoding these proteins:
- the LOC126789273 gene encoding receptor-like protein kinase HERK 1, which produces MMMGSRKYNICIWVLSILSLGCFCSGFTSVDNYFIDCGSTSNTSVGSRVYLSDKLALKFLSTPKEVLVTSPLKSITSFDDSPLYPTARVFTESSKFTFPISQTGRHWIRLYFYPFVSGSYDLSKATFSVSTQTFGLLSDFSVRNSSLMKEFSVDVTSNSLVVTLAPSSGSFAFLNAIEVVSVPDDLIADEASTTPGKFQGLMKQALETTWRVNMGGPMVSFENDTLWRTWVPDQAYLLNKNLAKDVSNVAAVEYADGLATAETAPRTVYGTLTEMNSADDPNSNFNVTWEFAVDSGYQYLVRFHFCDIVSKALNQLYFNVYVDSVNVAPEFDLSTVTVNLLAAPYYMDYVTTPVVRNTIHISIGPSSVNKAYPNAILNGLEILKMNNSDGHLNGASSAVTSSSGSKSNVGVIVGATVGSLVAVVLAAILFILCRRRKDKANQGHSKTWVPFSMNGTNSHTMGSKYSYGTTASAPSNYQYRFPFGVVQEATNNFDESWVIGIGGFGKVYKGEFNDGTKVAVKRGNPRSQQGLAEFRTEIEMLSQFRHRHLVSLIGYCDDKSEMILIYEYMENGTLKSHLYGSGLPSLSWKARLEICIGSARGLHYLHTGDAKAVIHRDVKSANILLDENLMAKVADFGLSKTGPELDQTHVSTAVKGSFGYLDPEYFRRQQLTEKSDVYSFGVVLFEVLCARPVIDPSLPREMVNLAEWAMKWQKKGQLEQIIDPTLAGKIRPDSLRKFAETAEKCLADYGVDRPSMGDVLWNLEYALQLQEALVQGDPEDNSTNMIGELSPQVNNFNHIDTATSPGQFEVSSVDDLSGVSMSRVFSQLVKSEGR; this is translated from the coding sequence ATGATGATGGGTAGTAGAAAGTATAATATTTGCATCTGGGTTTTGTCAATCTTGAGTTTGGGTTGCTTCTGTAGTGGGTTTACTTCTGTAGACAATTACTTCATAGACTGTGGTTCAACGTCTAATACTTCAGTTGGTAGCCGTGTTTATCTATCTGATAAGTTGGCTTTGAAGTTCCTTTCAACTCCCAAAGAAGTTCTTGTCACTAGTCCTTTGAAATCAATCACTTCCTTTGATGACTCACCGCTGTATCCGACAGCAAGAGTCTTTACTGAATCTTCAAAATTCACCTTTCCGATAAGCCAGACCGGTAGGCACTGGATCCGCCTCTATTTCTACCCATTTGTTTCGGGCAGTTATGATCTCAGCAAGGCCACATTCTCTGTTTCCACACAAACATTTGGCCTGCTTAGTGATTTCAGTGTTCGGAACTCTTCTTTAATGAAAGAGTTTTCGGTGGATGTGACTTCGAATAGCCTTGTTGTCACTTTGGCCCCTTCTAGTGGTTCATTTGCATTCTTGAATGCCATAGAAGTTGTTTCGGTCCCAGATGATCTCATTGCCGATGAAGCCAGCACCACTCCTGGAAAATTCCAAGGTTTGATGAAGCAGGCACTGGAGACAACTTGGAGGGTGAATATGGGTGGACCAATGGTGTCTTTTGAGAATGATACCCTGTGGAGAACATGGGTTCCTGATCAAGCCTATCTACTGAACAAGAACTTGGCCAAAGATGTGTCAAATGTTGCAGCTGTTGAGTATGCCGACGGTTTGGCAACTGCAGAGACAGCTCCTAGAACTGTTTATGGTACTCTCACAGAGATGAACTCAGCTGATGATCCCAACAGCAATTTCAATGTGACCTGGGAGTTTGCAGTGGATTCTGGATATCAATATCTTGTCCGGTTTCACTTTTGCGACATTGTAAGTAAAGCTCTAAATCAGCTTTACTTCAATGTGTATGTTGACTCTGTGAATGTTGCGCCGGAGTTTGATCTGAGTACTGTAACAGTTAACCTGTTGGCCGCACCATATTACATGGATTATGTTACAACACCAGTTGTCAGGAATACAATTCATATCAGTATTGGTCCTTCTTCTGTAAATAAAGCTTATCCCAATGCCATTCTAAATGGGCTtgagattttgaaaatgaacaATTCAGATGGCCACCTCAATGGAGCAAGCAGTGCAGTTACTTCAAGTTCCGGCTCAAAGAGTAATGTCGGAGTTATAGTGGGTGCCACTGTTGGATCACTTGTTGCAGTGGTTTTGGCTGCTATTCTCTTTATTCTGTGCAGAAGAAGGAAAGATAAGGCGAACCAGGGGCATTCTAAGACATGGGTTCCTTTCTCCATGAATGGAACCAATTCTCACACCATGGGAAGCAAGTACTCATACGGTACAACTGCTAGTGCTCCTTCCAACTACCAGTATCGCTTTCCTTTTGGGGTGGTTCAGGAGGCTACCAACAACTTTGACGAGAGTTGGGTTATTGGAATTGGTGGTTTTGGAAAGGTTTACAAAGGAGAATTTAATGATGGAACTAAAGTAGCTGTCAAGAGAGGAAATCCACGGTCTCAACAGGGGCTTGCAGAGTTCAGGACAGAAATTGAGATGCTTTCTCAATTTCGTCATCGCCATCTTGTGTCATTGATAGGGTATTGTGATGACAAGAGTGAGATGATTCTGATATACGAATATATGGAGAATGGGACGCTGAAGAGTCATCTCTATGGCTCTGGTCTACCCAGCTTAAGCTGGAAGGCAAGACTTGAAATATGCATTGGATCAGCTAGAGGACTTCACTACCTTCACACTGGTGATGCAAAAGCAGTTATTCATCGTGATGTGAAGTCTGCAAATATTTTGCTTGATGAAAACCTCATGGCCAAGGTTGCTGATTTTGGGCTTTCGAAGACTGGTCCAGAGCTCGATCAGACCCATGTGAGTACTGCAGTGAAAGGGAGTTTTGGATACCTTGATCCTGAATATTTTAGAAGGCAACAACTGACAGAGAAATCAGATGTGTATtcatttggtgtggttttgtttGAGGTTCTTTGTGCAAGACCTGTCATAGATCCATCACTCCCAAGGGAAATGGTGAACTTGGCTGAGTGGGCGATGAAATGGCAGAAGAAAGGGCAGTTGGAGCAAATCATAGATCCTACACTTGCAGGAAAAATAAGACCAGATTCTCTCAGAAAATTTGCAGAAACCGCAGAGAAATGCTTGGCTGACTATGGTGTTGACAGGCCCTCAATGGGTGATGTGCTGTGGAATCTGGAGTATGCTCTGCAACTTCAAGAGGCTTTAGTTCAAGGGGACCCTGAAGATAACAGCACCAATATGATCGGTGAACTATCTCCGCAAGTCAATAATTTCAATCACATCGACACAGCCACTTCTCCCGGACAGTTTGAAGTCTCCAGCGTAGATGATCTTTCAGGTGTTTCCATGAGTAGAGTATTCTCACAGCTGGTAAAGTCCGAGGGTAGGTAA
- the LOC126787382 gene encoding pentatricopeptide repeat-containing protein At1g12775, mitochondrial-like has product MKRLYSNTLKPNQGDKKDIRAAKRNTSGATQLLRKIELSPDCKPDLVTYSIVINSLCNETLIADAFNLFSEMISKGIKADVITYTSLIDGVCKLGQWEQATRLLKEMASQHFPNVQTFNVLVDGLCKVGKVREAETVIQLMIQGDIEL; this is encoded by the coding sequence ATGAAAAGGTTGTATTCGAACACTCTAAAACCAAATCAAGGAGATAAAAAAGATATCAGGGCAGCAAAAAGAAACACTAGTGGAGCTACTCAACTGCTCAGGAAGATAGAACTATCTCCTGATTGCAAGCCTGACCTAGTTACCTACAGCATTGTCATCAACAGTCTTTGCAATGAGACGCTAATTGCTGATGCATTCAACCTCTTCTCGGAGATGATCAGTAAGGGTATCAAGGCAGATGTCATCACATATACCTCATTGATTGATGGAGTTTGCAAATTAGGCCAGTGGGAACAAGCTACGAGGTTGCTGAAAGAAATGGCAAGTCAACATTTTCCAAATGTGCAAACGTTCAATGTCTTGGTAGATGGACTATGTAAAGTGGGCAAGGTTCGGGAAGCTGAAACTGTGATTCAACTAATGATCCAAGGAGATATTGAACTTTGA